Part of the Acidimicrobiales bacterium genome, GGCGCCCGTGGACACGACAACCGTGAAGCTCGGGCTCCTGGGGTGCGGCACCGTGGGCAGTGCGCTGGCCCGACTGCTCGAAGACCAGCGGGAGGCGATCGTCGCCCGCACGGGCGTGCGGTTGGAGATCACCCGCATCGCCGTGCGTGACCTGTCCAAGGCACGCGACGTCGCCGTGCCGATCGAGGCGTTCACCACCGACGCCCGAGCGGTTGTCGAGGCCGCCGACGTCGATGTGATCGTCGAGCTCATCGGCGGCATCGACCCGGCCCGTGAACTCATCGGCCGAGCCCTCGAGCTGGGCAAGCCGGTCGTCACCGGCAACAAGGCCCTCCTCGCGGCTCACGGCGCCGAGCTGTACGCGGTCGCCGACGCCGCGGGCGTCGATCTTCTGTTCGAGGCCGCGGTCGCCGGTGGCATCCCCCTGATGCGGCCGCTGCGCGAGTCGTTGATCGGCGAGCCCGTCACCCGGGTGATGGGCATCATCAACGGCACGACGAACTACATCCTGACCCGCATGACCGAGGCCGGTGCGTCCTACGAGGAAGCGCTGGCCGAGGCCCAGGCGCTCGGTTACGCCGAGGAGGACCCCACGGCCGATGTCGAGGGCTACGACGCGGGCGCCAAGGCCGCGATCATCGCCACCATCGTCTACGGGGCCGTCGTGGCGCACGACGAAGTCCACCACGAGGGGATCTCCTCGGTCACCCCCGCCGACATCGAGGTGGCCGAGCGACTCGGCTACGCCATCAAGGCGATCGCGGTCGTCGAGGGCGAGACGAGCGACCGCGACCTTCGCATCTCCGTGCGTGTGCATCCCGCCCTCGTGCCGCTCGATCACCCGCTGGCCTCGGTACGCGACAGCTTCAACGCGATCTTCGTGGAGGGCGAAGCGGTCGGCGACCTCATGTTCTACGGGCGCGGTGCGGGCGGCGCCCCGACGGCCAGTGCCGTACTCGGCGACGTCATCGACGCCGCCGTCAATCGTGTCCGTGGCACCAGTGCCCGCATCGGCGCTCTGGTCCCCACCACGGTGCGCCCGATCGCCGAGTCGTCATCGGCGTTCTATCTGCGGGTGGCCGTCGTCGATCGACCGGGCGTGCTGGCGAAGGTCACCGACGTGTTCGGGCGCCACGGCGTCTCCATCCGGTCGATGGAGCAACACGGACTCGACGACGAGGCCGTGCTGATCTTCATCACCCACGTCTCCCTCGAAGCCGAGGTGCAGGCGACGCTGGCCGAACTCCGCAGCCTCGACATCGTCACCGACATCAACTCGGTCATCCGGGTCATCGGCGGCGAGAGCTGATCGTGCTGGAGTATCACAGCTCGCGGGGGAGGGCGGCGGCCCTGCCGTTCGCCGACGTGTTGCTGACCGGTCTCGCGCCCGACGGTGGCCTCTACCTTCCCGCGACGTGGCCGTCGCTCACCGATGCCGCGCCCGAGGACCGGTCCCTCTCCGGGTATGCGTCGCTCGCGGCGGCGGTGATGGCGCCGTTCGTCGCCGGCTCGATTCCCGCCGACGACTTCGCCGAGATGGTGGGTGCGGCGTACTCGACGTTCGATCACCCCGACGTCGTCCCCATGATCGAGCTCGAGGAAGGACATCACCTCCTCGAGCTGTTCCACGGTCCCACGCTCGCGTTCAAGGACATCGCCCTCCAGCTCGTCGGCCGCCTCTTCGACTACGAACTCACGCGGCGCGACGAGCGGGTGATGATCGTCGGGGCAACGTCGGGCGACACCGGGTCGGCGGCGATGGAGTCGGTCCGTGACAGCGACCGCGTGGACATCGTGGTGCTCTTCCCCCACGGTCGCACCAGCGACGTGCAGCGCCGCCAGATGACGACCCTCGGCGCGAAGAACGTGCACGCGGTCGCCATCGAGGGGACCTTCGACGACTGCCAGGATCTCGTCAAGGCCATGTTCGCCGACGAGCCGTTCCGGGCCCGCAACCGGCTGTCCGCGGTGAACTCGATCAACTGGGCGCGGGTGATGGCGCAGATCGTCTACTACGTCTGGGCCGCGCAACAGCTCGGTAGTCGTTCGACGCCCACCACGTTCTCGGTACCCACCGGCAATTTCGGCAACGTGTTCGCCGGCCACGTCGCCGCGGCGATGGGGCTGCCCGTGGAGCGCTTCATCGTGGCCAGCAATCGCAACGACATCCTCACCCGTCTCATCGACACCGGTGAGATGGTCGCCGAGGAGGTCGTGCCGACGCTGTCGCCGAGCATGGACATCCAGATCTCCTCGAACCTCGAGCGCCTTCTGGTCGAACTCCACGACGGCAACGGTCCGGCGACGGCCGAGCTCCTCGCCACGTTCCGGGCCACCGGCCGTGCGGCGCTGTCGCCTGCGCAGCACGAGCGGCTGTGCGACGAGTTCGCCGGCGCCCGACTCGACGACGAGGAGACCCTGGCGGTCATCGCCGACGTCCATCGTGAGCACGGTCTGCTGATCGATCCGCACACCGCCGTCGGCGTCGGTGCGGCGAGGCGACTACGTCGGCCCGGTGAGACGGTGGTGACCCTGTCGACCGCCCATCCGGCCAAGTTCCCCGATGCCGTCGAGCAGGCCACCGGCGTGCGGCCGTCGTTGCCGGGCAGACTCGACGGCCTCTTCTCCCGTGACGAGCGTTTCGAGGTGTTGTCCAACGACCTGGCCGCGGTCGAGGACTATGTCGACGGCGTGCGGCGATGAGCCTTCGCTGCGCACCCGGGATTGGTTGCTGACGGGGATTGTTGTCCGTAGCCTGACCGCAGTCGCCCAGTCAGTGTCGGGGCGCGGCCTGATCGGGTGTCAACCCTGGTCCCGCTCCGTGACGCGACAGTCCCTCCAACTCTCCCAACACGAGGAGCTCGTCCGTGGAAACCGCGGAAATGCGCCGGTCCACCTTGCAACGCAAGGACCGCGAAGAACTCACGCTGATCGCCACCACGCTCGGCAAGAAGCCCGCGTCCCGTGCGAGGAAGGGTGAGATCATCGACCTGATTCTCGATCTCGCCGCCGGCGGCGACGGTAGTACGGCCACCACCGACGAGGCGGCGACGGAGAGCGAGACGACCGAGACCGGTTCGAGCGAGGCGAGCGCGGACGAGTCGGGTTCGAGCGACACCGATGCCGACACGACCGAGGGCGATACCGACAAGAACGGCGACGGTCGCGGCACCAACGGCCGTGCACGGTCCGACAAGAGTGATTCCGGCAGCAGCGGTTCCGAGCAGACCGGCAGCAGCGGTTCCGGCGGCAGTGGTGACGACACCGACGACGACGGCGAGTCCGGTGGACGCAAGCGTCGCCGTCGTGGCCGCGAGCGCGAGAACAATCGCGATCGCGAGACCCGAGAGCGTGGGGACGGTCAGAACAACGAGCAATGGGACGGCGAGCCCATCCCGGTCGCCGGCCACCTCGAGCTGCGCAACGAGGGCTACGGCTTCCTGCGCGTCGACGGCGCCCTGCCGTCGAAGGACGACGCGTACGTCCCGGTCAAGATGGTGCGCCAGTTCGGCCTCCGGAAGGGCGACCACCTGACGGGCACCTCGCGTCCCGCCAACCGCAACGAGAAGAACCCGGCGATGATCGAGATCCAATCGGTCA contains:
- a CDS encoding homoserine dehydrogenase, which translates into the protein MDTTTVKLGLLGCGTVGSALARLLEDQREAIVARTGVRLEITRIAVRDLSKARDVAVPIEAFTTDARAVVEAADVDVIVELIGGIDPARELIGRALELGKPVVTGNKALLAAHGAELYAVADAAGVDLLFEAAVAGGIPLMRPLRESLIGEPVTRVMGIINGTTNYILTRMTEAGASYEEALAEAQALGYAEEDPTADVEGYDAGAKAAIIATIVYGAVVAHDEVHHEGISSVTPADIEVAERLGYAIKAIAVVEGETSDRDLRISVRVHPALVPLDHPLASVRDSFNAIFVEGEAVGDLMFYGRGAGGAPTASAVLGDVIDAAVNRVRGTSARIGALVPTTVRPIAESSSAFYLRVAVVDRPGVLAKVTDVFGRHGVSIRSMEQHGLDDEAVLIFITHVSLEAEVQATLAELRSLDIVTDINSVIRVIGGES
- the thrC gene encoding threonine synthase, which produces MLEYHSSRGRAAALPFADVLLTGLAPDGGLYLPATWPSLTDAAPEDRSLSGYASLAAAVMAPFVAGSIPADDFAEMVGAAYSTFDHPDVVPMIELEEGHHLLELFHGPTLAFKDIALQLVGRLFDYELTRRDERVMIVGATSGDTGSAAMESVRDSDRVDIVVLFPHGRTSDVQRRQMTTLGAKNVHAVAIEGTFDDCQDLVKAMFADEPFRARNRLSAVNSINWARVMAQIVYYVWAAQQLGSRSTPTTFSVPTGNFGNVFAGHVAAAMGLPVERFIVASNRNDILTRLIDTGEMVAEEVVPTLSPSMDIQISSNLERLLVELHDGNGPATAELLATFRATGRAALSPAQHERLCDEFAGARLDDEETLAVIADVHREHGLLIDPHTAVGVGAARRLRRPGETVVTLSTAHPAKFPDAVEQATGVRPSLPGRLDGLFSRDERFEVLSNDLAAVEDYVDGVRR